The Podospora pseudocomata strain CBS 415.72m chromosome 3, whole genome shotgun sequence genome window below encodes:
- a CDS encoding hypothetical protein (EggNog:ENOG503NZXH; COG:S), producing the protein MAVKSPLLAWAVTLFCDHVRAAPASLVPPHYSGEAQRLADPTYGPIPGQSDLYNYYWGTDRPFPGNISDPIFPTQKGPPGVDDWVWQNLLSAEWLIFEFYQQGIEAFTPQDFVKAGMPNTTYRRLMEIRNNEAGHLRIFQNQISPTSIKPGRCQYRFPFTEPVGYMALMTVLEISSMAFLTGLVQLPKLDFNKGAMLAIAEVETRHEVWALLDIWKADPFGGPSDTIFPFAGEILDSTNAFIVPGSCPRENPEFPHNRQRLPALSAGKDTVSLTPGSRISLHFDDPRNQPYFNKRIQYYAVFFHATASISVPINTRHWPREEIWVTIPRNFETKGVIVACVADRQGAPTKESVIAGPAVILEQPATLATALLRGKSG; encoded by the coding sequence ATGGCCGTCAAATCCCCCCTCCTGGCATGGGCAGTGACGCTCTTTTGCGACCATGTGAGAGCAGCCCCGGCTTCTCTGGTACCGCCTCATTATTCCGGAGAAGCTCAGAGACTGGCGGATCCCACATACGGCCCCATTCCAGGCCAGTCAGATCTTTACAATTATTACTGGGGCACCGATAGACCCTTCCCAGGCAACATTTCGGATCCAATCTTCCCAACCCAGAAAGGGCCCCCTGGTGTTGATGACTGGGTTTGGCAGAACCTCTTGTCGGCCGAATGGCTAATCTTTGAGTTTTATCAGCAAGGCATTGAGGCCTTCACCCCACAAGATTTCGTCAAGGCGGGGATGCCCAACACCACGTATAGGCGCCTGATGGAGATCCGCAATAACGAGGCCGGCCATCTGCGCATCTTCCAGAACCAAATCTCGCCGACCTCCATCAAGCCCGGTCGTTGCCAATATCGGTTCCCCTTTACTGAGCCCGTTGGGTATATGGCGCTGATGACGGTACTTGAGATTTCCAGCATGGCCTTCCTTACAGGTCTGGTGCAGCTTCCCAAGCTCGACTTCAACAAAGGAGCCATGTTGGCCATCGCCGAGGTTGAGACCCGCCACGAGGTGTGGGCGCTGCTGGACATTTGGAAGGCAGATCCATTCGGCGGTCCATCCGACACCATCTTCCCTTTCGCCGGTGAAATTCTGGACTCCACCAATGCATTCATTGTCCCTGGAAGCTGTCCGCGTGAGAACCCGGAATTTCCCCACAACCGACAACGGCTGCCGGCCCTTTCGGCTGGGAAGGACACTGTGAGCCTGACGCCAGGCTCGAGGATCAGTCTGCACTTTGACGACCCACGTAACCAGCCCTACTTCAACAAGCGCATCCAGTATTATGCCGTGTTCTTTCATGCAACGGCCAGTATCAGTGTTCCCATTAACACGCGTCACTGGCCCCGCGAGGAGATCTGGGTGACTATCCCTCGCAACTTTGAGACCAAGGGGGTCATCGTTGCGTGCGTTGCGGATCGACAGGGGGCGCCCACAAAGGAGTCGGTCATTGCTGGTCCAGCTGTCATCTTGGAACAGCCTGCAACCCTTGCAACGGCTCTCTTGCGTGGCAAGTCGGGTTGA
- a CDS encoding hypothetical protein (EggNog:ENOG503NWBF; COG:Q; antiSMASH:Cluster_1) codes for MFLFALAVAAAICVFQLAHSLQRKKSVRRRNDEEAARLGCSPACVMPTKGFLGFGRLVESVKATKADRGPQYVVEAIDQEMGKDVHTCVVPIADYELIVTRDPANVQAMLASKAPDWDVGEQRNASWKPLFGSGVFTSRGEAWKHSRALVRPQFTKDQINDLALIERHVQQLFSAIDRSYGAGEKGWTASFDLQPLFYNMTLDITTELIYGYSVHSQNPSERVELPVIPGYEPPDRENIGTHMDAGKAWVETRGALWKYRWLLPTREFNAHCAAVHKYAEWFVQLRLQRGDKYLAGIQSETGLTSPGRYILLDELAKLTQDPVELRSQTLNILTAGRDTTASLIGWVFYFLARHQVVFNKLREQILQQFGPYHPSQPSGIEFKELRDSIPYINSVVNEALRMAPVIPLNERVAVRDTVLPRGGGDDGNDPMFVPKGTQVLIPTYAMTRRDDIWGPDVNQFRPERWEENGGRKFGFEFIPFGGGIRQCLGQQFARTKTAYVIVRLLQRYDKIENAQEPADAPMRFHHTIENRSGSGVQVRLHEA; via the exons ATGTTCCTGTTTGCCCTCGCAGTGGCAGCGGCTATTTGCGTGTTCCAGCTTGCTCACTCTCTCCAGAGAAAGAAATCTGTCCGACGGCGAAatgatgaagaagcagctCGGTTGGGATGCAGCCCCGCTTGCGTGATGCCCACCAAGGGGTTCTTGGGGTTCGGCCGGCTTGTTGAGAGTGTcaaggccaccaaggccgacAGAGGTCCCCAGTACGTCGTCGAGGCCATCGACCAGGAGATGGGCAAAGATGTGCACACCTGTGTGGTCCCGATTGCCGACTACGAGCTTATCGTGACCCGCGATCCCGCCAACGTCCAGGCCATGCTCGCCAGCAAGGCCCCCGActgggatgttggggagCAGAGAAATGCTAGTTGGAAACCGCTTTTTGGCTCCGGCGTCTTCACCAGTAGAGGCGAAGCCTGGAAGCACTCCCGTGCTCTGGTGCGACCTCAGTTCACCAAAGACCAGATCAACGACCTTGCTTTGATCGAGCGCCATGTCCAGCAGTTGTTCTCTGCCATTGACAGATCATACGGAGCCGGTGAGAAGGGATGGACCGCCAGTTTCGACCTGCAGCCCCTTTTTTACAACATGACCCtggacatcaccaccgagctTATTTATGGGTACTCGGTTCATTCTCAGAACCCATCGGAGCGGGTTGAGTTGCCCGTTATCCCTGGGTATGAACCTCCCGACCGGGAGAATATCGGCACCCACATGGACGCCGGGAAGGCCTGGGTAGAGACACGAGGAGCCCTCTGGAAATACCGCTGGCTGCTGCCGACCAGGGAGTTCAACGCCCACTGCGCAGCTGTGCATAAATACGCCGAGTGGTTTGTGCAGTTGAGGCTCCAGCGCGGAGACAAGTATTTGGCCGGGATTCAGTCCGAGACTGGGCTCACCTCCCCGGGTCGCTACATCCTCTTAGATGAGCTTGCAAAGCTAACACAGGACCCCGTTGAGCTGCGCAGCCAGACACTCAACATCCTTACTGCCGGTCGAGACACCACAGCTTCCCTAATTGGATGGGTTTTCTACTTCCTGGCACGCCATCAGGTTGTCTTCAACAAGCTGCGAGAGCAAATTCTACAACAGTTTGGTCCATaccacccatcccaaccGAGCGGCATCGAGTTCAAAGAGCTGCGAGACTCCATCCCATACATCAACTCGGTCGTCAATGAGGCCCTTCGCATGGCGCCTGTCATCCCGCTCAATGAAAGAGTAGCCGTCCGGGACACGGTTTTGCCGCGGGGCGGCGGGGACGACGGCAACGACCCCATGTTTGTGCCGAAGGGAACGCAGGTCCTCATCCCAACTTACGCcatgacgaggagggatgaTATCTGGGGCCCTGACGTGAATCAATTCCGACCTGAaaggtgggaggagaatgGAGGCCGCAAATTCGGCTTCGAGTTCATTCCATTTGGCGGCGGTATCCGTCAGTGTTTGGGTC AACAATTTGCGCGAACGAAAACCGCATATGTTATTGTGAGATTACTGCAGCGATACGACAAGATCGAGAACGCGCAAGAGCCAGCCGATGCCCCTATGAGGTTCCACCATACCATCGAAAACAGAAGCGGGAGCGGTGTGCAGGTCAGGCTGCACGAGGCATGA
- a CDS encoding hypothetical protein (antiSMASH:Cluster_1), whose product MGNTISIARKGLWGFHEEPRIKRRCVRRNPPPSTGTSTGGGNGSGGGTGSGSGSGISTGGGGSNGGGSGSGSGSGSSGGSGSDSGSGSGSGRGGDSRSGTSQSGGGISREHGDEGNTGGKGGTGSETSHDKGSGDNGGNGNDEGGGRHNGLESLGGSGTSPSQASSKKFFQAVAGSTGGANSTDPSNTATPTDEYGSPLPNPTSLPPGSDSSDSSDGTVVGGGWPSTGVIIAIVGGVLAGLAVLLVLAWLGHRAWKRREEKRLMTTEKSGIPPLFSSESFLAPPPLPTPGTAVHNTSTLIFRAKGLTKPPTHPFTSIHEADSSTAVHEMPSPMPETIGNRHELATPDILEIPDFGDIDLDITDHEDDGDDLGIRRPTSLL is encoded by the coding sequence ATGGGTAACACGATATCCATCGCGCggaaggggttgtgggggtTTCATGAAGAACCACGCATCAAGAGGAGATGTGTTCGGCGGAACCCACCTCCGAGCACAGGCACCTCGACGGGAGGTGGTAACGGCTCGGGGGGCGGGACAGGAAGCGGGAGTGGAAGCGGAATCAGCACCGGAGGCGGCGGTagcaacggcggcggcagtgggagtgggagtgggagtgggagcagTGGTGGAAGCGGGAGCGATAGCGGTAGCGGTAGTGGAAGCGGGCGCGGTGGTGATAGTAGAAGCGGGACAAGTCAAAGCGGCGGTGGAATCAGTAGGGAGCATGGCGACGAGGGCAATACTGGCGGCAAGGGAGGCACTGGAAGCGAAACAAGTCATGACAAAGGAAGCGGGGACAATGGGGGGAATGGCAATGACGAAGGAGGTGGGCGTCATAATGGGCTGGAATCTCTCGGCGGATCAGGGACGTCGCCGTCACAAGCTTCAAGCAAGAAGTTCTTCCAGGCAGTAGCAGGCTCGACAGGTGGGGCAAACTCGACCGATCCCTCCAACACAGCAACTCCGACCGATGAGTATGGGTCGCCCCTTCCGAACCCAACATCGTTGCCTCCAGGATCGGACAGCTCGGACAGTTCTGACGGAACAGTTGTCGGAGGGGGATGGCCATCCACCGGTGTCATTATCGCAATTGTTGGCGGCGTCCTTGCCGGGCTGGCTgttctcctcgtcctcgcatGGCTGGGTCATCGAGCATGGAAACGCCGTGAAGAGAAACGGTTGATGACCACGGAAAAATCAGGAATTCCGCCGCTCTTTTCGTCCGAATCATTTcttgcccctcctcctcttccgactcCTGGCACCGCGGTACACAATACATCAACTCTGATCTTTCGAGCGAAGGGGCTGACGAAACCGCCCACACACCCGTTCACATCAATCCACGAAGCCGATAGTTCCACAGCTGTGCACGAAATGCCCTCCCCGATGCCAGAAACAATCGGCAACCGACACGAGCTGGCAACACCAGACATCTTGGAGATTCCAGACTTTGGCGATATTGATCTCGACATTACAGACCACGAggacgatggtgatgatctgGGAATCAGAAGGCCGACTTCTCTGCTATGA
- a CDS encoding hypothetical protein (antiSMASH:Cluster_1; EggNog:ENOG503PEIW; COG:M): MGLPAAALSGQPCRVAAAVSADTGSTDAFLPIFQFHEVLRLWISLFDKEVSLPVCTQATASRPFFSFSFPLHVRYPKRDSRFLRTPSQPHTVASKEGSFRVAPRGSTYSRRATMAPASLSALPNELLEFIIEDLDRLKDIASLARTDKRLYDAANSYLYRRAAERGDAWPLAWAAQCGMVKTLKMALAVGLDPNIQLVDQLPSSEWQKATATAKSAALGNADDCVWESDNECESNAVVEWSLDAEESDHATTLDTNQPSSSIGASDHWGHAEDSESDSESDVLMDDMMSSDTDDSTSSFDGHYGAGLGPRIPTRSPGTVTRRFHPIHLAVRGGHTEIVQILLDHGVSVIACSENFCGCTHLYGVLNALESPENSHVPHWSPLHIAICHSRSDVAQLLLSRGATPAMDLWNPHGEHRGLEDGATALHHAAAMGLTDVVRYLVDNKIQTNVDVKDNKTLTPLYHAYANGRFDSTLPLLLELGANINVETKMYIPYTTITPLGEACRLGAFQDVDKMAELGADVNRGFILTTNGGGLSPLHMCSMPSARPAGQSPLDICEDERAIPRMRTMQSLVSKGAVVDAKDCYGDTPLMAAAQHCNVPAVKALIKAGADVHARNAMGRTALMQAIVGPSNKAMAPAKVNHNALAQTMRALLHAGARIDETDLDGSSMLHLPFRRQKSYDELQLFTLRFFLNLPGIEKLFSITDNRGWTPFVNAFMTPNIAACDIFVRKGCLRSGLEPDILKDLFRYAVKDAPTASMDSLLEIVLDLDTDRLLTSDPSLFMTMFNQANQRATRAMETIARRGLPQFTPVDSTRVLCHALRTMELSVAYSLIDAGASVNTPDESGDYPLALFVKNAIMQSPALAMPSAEQLLLAFLHHDANFHLPIRPGSSERILNRVIALEAEEALTLIFKIQPLSNDPRAANGFYLHGALSLAAGQRLCNEKVIDLILAAGPDLTEVNRAGDTPLSVLLKSLCRERRWTWKYHRFIRALTSPGLDINRQNIDRKSIVDYLEDLMHPKNGGAGQTTFLTRRLRLVDLEGGGKALKFLPRPQKRIRPRNIVDS; encoded by the coding sequence ATGGGGTTGCCCGCTGCAGCGCTGAGTGGACAGCCCTGCAGGGTCGCAGCAGCGGTCAGTGCAGACACCGGCAGTACAGACGCTTTTCTTCCCATCTTCCAGTTCCATGAGGTGCTCAGGTTGTGGATCAGCCTGTTTGACAAGGAAGTCTCTCTCCCCGTTTGCACCCAGGCAACCGCGTCTCGacccttcttttctttctcttttcctcttcatgTCCGCTATCCAAAGCGCGATTCTCGCTTTCTGAGGACTCCCTCGCAACCACACACAGTAGCAAGCAAAGAAGGTTCCTTTCGGGTGGCACCACGCGGCTCAACTTACAGCAGACGTGCAACCATGGCGCCGGCTTCCCTGTCCGCGCTTCCGAATGAGCTCCTGGAGTTCATCATCGAGGACCTCGACCGCCTCAAGGACATTGCATCCCTTGCGCGCACCGACAAGCGGCTCTATGATGCGGCAAACTCCTATCTCTACCGGCGCGCCGCCGAGCGTGGTGATGCATGGCCGCTGGCCTGGGCCGCGCAGTGCGGCATGGTCAAGACGCTTAAAATGGCACTCGCCGTCGGTCTCGATCCAAACATCCAGCTTGTTGATCAACTTCCGTCCAGTGAATGGCAAAAGGCCACTGCCACGGCCAAGAGCGCTGCCCTTGGGAATGCCGATGACTGTGTGTGGGAATCTGACAACGAGTGCGAGTCCAATGCCGTGGTGGAGTGGTCCCTCGACGCCGAAGAGAGCGACcatgccaccaccctcgatACCAACCAGCCTTCCAGCAGCATTGGAGCCTCGGACCATTGGGGCCACGCCGAGGATTCCGAGTCGGATAGCGAGAGTGATGTGTTGATGGACGACATGATGTCTTCCGACACCGACGATTCCACCTCGAGCTTCGACGGCCACTACGGAGCAGGTCTTGGCCCGAGGATTCCCACCCGGAGCCCAGGCACCGTGACCCGTCGGtttcatcccatccacctTGCCGTCAGAGGTGGTCACACGGAGATCGTCCAGATTTTGCTCGATCATGGAGTGTCGGTCATCGCCTGCTCAGAAAACTTCTGCGGCTGCACCCACCTATATGGTGTCCTCAACGCGCTAGAGTCGCCCGAGAATTCGCACGTCCCTCATTGGTCACCCTTACACATCGCCATTTGCCATTCCCGCTCAGATGTGGCCCAACTTTTGCTGTCTCGCGGGGCAACTCCCGCCATGGACCTGTGGAATCCCCATGGTGAGCATCGGGGCCTCGAGGATGGCGCCACAGCTCTGCATCATGCAGCCGCCATGGGCCTGACAGACGTCGTCCGGTACCTTGTGGACAATAAAATCCAGACCAACGTGGATGTCAAGGACAACAAGACGCTAACACCCTTGTATCATGCCTACGCCAATGGCCGGTTCGACTCCACGCTGCCGCTTCTCCTGGAGCTTGGCGCAAACATCAACGTCGAAACCAAGATGTACATCCCgtacaccaccatcacgccTTTGGGTGAGGCCTGTCGACTTGGCGCTTTTCAGGATGTTGACAAGATGGCCGAGCTAGGAGCGGATGTCAATCGTGGCTTCATACTCACCACTAACGGCGGTGGCTTGTCGCCGCTTCACATGTGCAGCATGCCGTCTGCTCGACCGGCAGGCCAGAGTCCTCTCGATATTTGCGAGGACGAACGGGCGATTCCCCGGATGAGAACAATGCAATCTCTGGTCTCTAAGGGCGCCGTAGTGGATGCCAAGGACTGTTACGGGGACACGCCGCTCATGGCCGCTGCCCAGCACTGTAACGTACCTGCCGTCAAGGCCCTCATCAAAGCAGGTGCCGATGTCCACGCACGAAACGCCATGGGCCGAACCGCTCTGATGCAGGCCATCGTGGGTCCTTCGAACAAGGCAATGGCTCCGGCCAAGGTGAATCACAATGCCCTGGCTCAGACCATGCGAGCACTGCTCCACGCCGGCGCTCGCATCGACGAAACCGACCTAGATGGAAGCTCAATGCTGCATCTTCCTTTTAGACGACAGAAATCGTACGATGAGCTCCAACTATTCACCCTGCGCTTCTTTCTCAACCTTCCGGGGATCGAGAAGCTCTTTTCCATCACCGACAACCGAGGCTGGACGCCGTTCGTGAACGCATTCATGACGCCCAACATTGCTGCCTGCGATATTTTTGTGCGCAAGGGATGTCTCCGCAGCGGCCTCGAGCCTGATATTCTCAAGGATCTGTTTCGATATGCTGTTAAGGATGCCCCGACGGCTTCCATGGACAGTCTGCTCGAGATTGTTTTGGATCTCGATACAGACAGGCTGTTGACTTCAGATCCGTCCTTATTCATGACCATGTTTAACCAGGCAAACCAACGTGCCACTCGAGCAATGGAGACAATTGCGCGACGCGGACTTCCTCAATTCACCCCTGTCGATTCCACACGTGTCCTGTGCCACGCACTGCGGACGATGGAGCTGTCAGTCGCTTACTCCCTGATCGATGCCGGCGCCAGCGTCAACACTCCCGACGAATCGGGCGACTATCCATTAGCCTTGTTTGTCAAGAACGCCATCATGCAGTCTCCAGCTTTGGCCATGCCGTCGGCTGAGCAGCTTCTGCTCGCTTTTCTTCACCACGACGCCAATTTCCATCTGCCCATTCGCCCCGGCTCGTCTGAGAGGATCTTGAACCGAGTCATCGCCTTGGAGGCAGAAGAGGCGCTGACCTTAATATTCAAGATTCAGCCCCTTTCAAACGACCCACGTGCTGCCAACGGCTTTTACTTGCATGGCGCCCTTTCCCTTGCGGCCGGCCAACGTCTGTGCAACGAGAAGGTCATTGATCTCATCCTCGCAGCGGGCCCAGACTTGACCGAAGTAAACCGGGCAGGAGATACACCCTTGTCTGTCCTCCTGAAAAGTCTTTGCCGGGAACGACGGTGGACATGGAAATATCACCGCTTCATCAGGGCTTTGACGAGCCCTGGCTTGGACATCAATCGTCAAAACATTGATCGCAAGTCTATTGTAGATTACCTTGAGGATCTCATGCACCCAAAAAATGGAGGTGCTGGTCAAACCACTTTCTTGACGCGTCGGCTTCGCCTGGTTGACCTTGAGGGAGGCGGCAAAGCGCTCAAGTTCCTGCCTCGTCCACAGAAGAGGATTAGACCGAGAAACATTGTGGACTCTTGA
- a CDS encoding hypothetical protein (antiSMASH:Cluster_1) has protein sequence MGDTRLKMVGGVTTSSSSTLDRPNLSRLTRRSHSQRSSDPGDLPHVSPLPSNPLDVMEQGYMADDHHNSRHAQEKGSEKISYRRSAITFIRTSWASFVSFSKWAVRILLGQNPAWNSAIMVLATYLGILVAISSIFGWPVLPLIRIRGRQGSSVIPFGGGSLSRARPCHTTTINNYSPTTINNYV, from the exons ATGGGCGACACGCGGCTCAAGATGGTAGGGGGCGTCACAACTTCGTCGTCCAGTACCCTCGACAGACCAAATTTGAGCCGCCTCACACGACGCTCGCATTCTCAGAGATCCTCAGACCCAGGCGATTTACCTCATGTGTCTCCTTTGCCCAGCAACCCGCTGGATGTGATGGAACAGGGGTACATGGCGGATGACCATCACAATTCTCGACATGCGCAAGAAAAGGGATCGGAGAAGATATCCTACCGAAGAAGTGCTATCACGTTTATCAGGACTAG CTGGGCTTCTTTTGTATCGTTTTCGAAATGGGCAGTACGGATATTGCTAGGACAAAATCCGGCGTGGAACAGTGCGATCATGGTTCTAGCGACATACTTGGGTATCCTGGTGGCCATCTCTAGCATCTTTGGATGGCCGGTGCTCCCCTTGATACGCATCCGAGGGCGACAGGGGTCGTCCGTAATAccgtttggaggggggagtcTCAGTCGCGCTCGCCCATGTCAtacaaccaccatcaacaactaTTCTCCGACTACTATCAACAACTACGTCTAA
- a CDS encoding hypothetical protein (EggNog:ENOG503P0JE; SMCOG1072:dehydrogenase; COG:C; antiSMASH:Cluster_1): protein MTVNKTLRGHKLLMVMPWKQPAEFIENLKAEFPGLQVVTYRQTEWDQTWAPFPDEEWKDVTVLLTFTVLPTPEQAPKLEYVQLMSAGANHVLDLPIFKDTEAKFCTANGVHGPQISEWIIGTYLAFQHRFPHYHEKQKEGRWDRSDLNLIDDAVQKTIGILGYGSIGRQTARLATAMGMNVHAYTLHPRTTPASKKDHSWTPPGLGDPDGIYPSKWFSGSSRADLHAFLTSGLDLLVIATPLTPNTQHLLAAAEFELLAADGRKGRTFVSNIARGPVVNTPDIIHALKEGLIKGAALDVTDPEPLPDGHELWSMENVIITPHVSGASTHYNERVLSILEYNLKRLSEDTEPVNKVNKREGY, encoded by the exons ATGACAGTCAACAAGACCCTGCGGGGTCACAAACTTTTGATGGTCATGCCCTGGAAACAGCCGGCCGAGTTCATTGAGAATCTCAAAGCTGAGTTTCCGGGCTTGCAAGTGGTCACCTATCGACAAACAGAGTGGGACCAGACTTGGGCCCCGTTCCCTGACGAGGAATGGAAGGATGTCACCGTCCTCTTGACTTTTACGGTGTTGCCGACGCCGGAACAAGCCCCAAAGCTGGAATACGTCCAACTCATGAG tgctgGCGCCAACCATGTGTTGGATCTGCCAATCTTCAAGGACACCGAAGCCAAGTTTTGTACAGCCAATGGCGTTCACGGCCCCCAGATATCAGAATGGATTATTGGCACATATCTAGCCTTTCAACATCGAT TTCCCCATTATCATGAAAAGCAGAAAGAAGGCCGATGGGATCGATCTGACTTGAACCTTATTGATGATGCCGTCCAGAAAACAAT CGGAATTCTGGGCTATGGCTCTATAGGCCGTCAAACAGCCCGTCTAGCCACTGCCATGGGCATGAACGTCCATGCTTAcaccctccatcctcgcACTACACCCGCCTCGAAAAAAGACCATTCTTGGACGCCCCCAGGGCTTGGAGACCCCGATGGGATCTACCCTTCCAAATGGTTCTCGGGCTCTTCGCGCGCAGACTTGCATGCTTTCCTGACCTCTGGGCTCGACCTGCTGGTTATCGCCACCCCCCTGACGCCCAACACCCAACACCTACTCGCAGCGGCCGAGTTTGAGTTGCTGGCGGCGGACGGCAGGAAGGGAAGGACATTCGTTTCCAACATTGCCCGCGGACCTGTGGTCAACACACCAGATATCATTCACGCGCTGAAGGAAGGGTTGATCAAAGGTGCAGCTCTGGATGTGACTGACCCTGAACCTCTTCCAGATGGACACGAGCTCTGGAGTATGGAAaacgtcatcatcactccccaTGTATCTGGCGCATCGACACATTACAATGAAAGAGTCCTGTCCATCTTGGAATACAACCTCAAGAGATTGAGCGAGGACACGGAACCGGTCAACAAAGTCAATAAGAGAGAGGGCTATTAG